From the Musa acuminata AAA Group cultivar baxijiao chromosome BXJ1-2, Cavendish_Baxijiao_AAA, whole genome shotgun sequence genome, one window contains:
- the LOC135613097 gene encoding WUSCHEL-related homeobox 3-like translates to MPQTPSTRWCPTPEQLMILEEMYRSGVRTPNASQIQQITAHLSLYGRIEGKNVFYWFQNHKARERQKLRRRLGRQHQLLHQSEGPSSPTPPLHNQTPPPNLLYQGCLQEVLTQGMNLVGKLEAGEGQEEEPAASDAVYTQPWMTMMDGSAAAAAVPPPCCRPLKTLDLFPTKSTGMKDECSSSKSSSCSTSTN, encoded by the exons ATGCCTCAGACTCCTTCGACGAGGTGGTGTCCAACGCCGGAGCAGCTGATGATACTGGAGGAGATGTACAGGAGCGGGGTGAGAACCCCGAATGCCTCTCAAATACAACAGATCACGGCGCACCTCTCCCTTTATGGCAGGATCGAGGGAAAAAATGTGTTCTACTGGTTCCAAAATCACAAGGCCAGGGAGCGGCAGAAGCTCCGCCGGAGACTTGGCCGGCAACACCAACTGCTCCACCAGTCGGAGGGCCCCTCGTCTCCCACTCCTCCACTTCACAATCAAACCCCACCGCCTAACTTGCTCTaccag GGCTGTCTCCAAGAGGTGCTAACCCAAGGGATGAATCTGGTCGGCAAGCTGGAGGCTGGAGAAGGCCAAGAAGAAGAGCCGGCGGCTAGCGATGCAGTGTACACTCAACCATGGATGACTATGATGGATGgcagcgccgccgccgccgccgttccTCCTCCTTGTTGCAGGCCTCTCAAGACCCTGGATCTCTTCCCCACCAAAAGCACAGGCATGAAAGATGAGTGCAGCTCCTCCAAGTCTTCCTCATGCTCCACGTCCACCAACTAA
- the LOC135612046 gene encoding uncharacterized protein LOC135612046, whose translation MTCCLWNRLPCGQQWRTVGQQQSGIPTPSLPVLCAARCPSVASIRQKNRAQWLPNIVLQQRRDSGQQLGTGFGPTVAPLRGPLWSAHLGHGSWTPGHLLSLPRAPLKGSRASPSLSSNASTTMFHSFYCRSSTYGDSTFLPSVFCSAAVPHALLSDGNGCLPPFPSSSPPCTSSQSAYFLHRNSSIHSLPIHHHFPDSLSPPPPPPLLPLSSSPSSSACDYSDFNVDPARRVLSTGDLQGMNAPHENYIQEEGAVAGRVRPYSAEERKERIERYRSKRHQRNFHRKITYACRKTLADSRPRVKGRFARNGEPETETETEIEMKADTTAVKSFDCCGYDNYEANHGCSAGGDTGGDWWSQLQAALATDDEGESSYDEDLLASFTDVFSMNNLS comes from the exons ATGACATGCTGCCTTTGGAACAGGTTGCCTTGTGGGCAGCAATGGAGGACAGTGGGGCAGCAGCAGAGCGGGATTCCAACTCCAAGCTTACCAGTCTTGTGCGCCGCTCGGTGCCCCTCTGTGGCTTCCATAAGACAAAAGAACAGGGCTCAGTGGCTACCTAATATTGTCTTGCAACAGAGACGGGACAGTGGTCAGCAGCTAGGCACTGGTTTCGGGCCCACTGTTGCACCTTTGCGTGGCCCACTATGGTCAGCCCACCTTGGTCATGGCTCGTGGACCCCTGGCCACCTCCTCTCCCTCCCAAGAGCTCCTTTAAAAGGAAGCCGTGCCTCCCCTTCTCTCTCCTCAAACGCATCCACCACCATGTTCCATTCCTTCTACTGCCGCTCCTCCACGTACGGCGACTCCACCTTCCTCCCTTCGGTCTTCTGCTCCGCCGCCGTTCCTCACGCCCTCCTCTCCGACGGCAATGGCTGCCTCCCCCCTttcccctcctcttctcctccctgtACCTCCTCTCAGTCCGCTTATTTCCTGCACCGGAACAGCAGCATCCACTCTCTGCCCATTCACCACCACTTTCCCGACTCCCTCAGCCCCCCACCTCCTCCGCCGCTGCTGCCACTCTCATCGTCTCCTTCTTCCTCCGCCTGCGACTACTCCGACTTCAACGTCGATCCAGCACGGCGGGTCCTCAGCACCGGCGACCTCCAG GGGATGAATGCTCCGCACGAGAATTATATCCAGGAAGAAGGGGCCGTTGCCGGGAGAGTACGGCCATACAGTGCCGAGGAGAGGAAGGAAAGGATCGAGAGGTATCGCAGCAAGCGCCACCAAAGGAACTTCCACAGGAAGATCACT TATGCATGCAGGAAGACGTTGGCGGACAGCCGGCCGCGAGTGAAGGGCCGGTTTGCGAGGAACGGCGAGCCGGAGACGGAGACGGAGACCGAGATAGAGATGAAAGCAGATACGACGGCGGTCAAGAGCTTCGACTGCTGCGGCTACGACAACTACGAGGCAAATCACGGCTGCAGCGCTGGCGGCGATACTGGAGGCGACTGGTGGAGCCAGCTGCAGGCGGCGCTGGCGACGGACGACGAAGGCGAGAGCTCCTACGACGAGGACCTCTTAGCCAGCTTCACCGACGTCTTCTCCATGAACAATCTATCCTGA